A single genomic interval of Bubalus kerabau isolate K-KA32 ecotype Philippines breed swamp buffalo unplaced genomic scaffold, PCC_UOA_SB_1v2 scaffold_40, whole genome shotgun sequence harbors:
- the LOC129640743 gene encoding liprin-alpha-1-like yields the protein MSDGEGDRVTLFSLATQLSPSGQADAKTLTVLLQEQLDAINEEIWLIEEEKENTEQWAEETESREGRGSLGSLRRFKSVSSLNLLPTSLHAGSCPPLPKPRRRQHSLA from the exons ATGTCTGACGGTgagggcgacagggtcaccctcttcagcttgGCCACTCAACTGTCACCCAGCGGGCAGGCCGATGCCAAGACTCTGACTGTGTTGcttcaggagcagctggacgccatcaacgaagagatcTG gttgatcgaagaagagaaggagaacacagagcagtgggccgaggagactgagagcagggagggcagagggagcttaggcagcctccgtcgttttaaatcagtgagctccctcaacctgcttcccacctccttgcatgctggctcctgcccgcccctgcccaagcccagaaggaggcagcacaGCCTGGCAtag